A window from Balaenoptera musculus isolate JJ_BM4_2016_0621 chromosome 8, mBalMus1.pri.v3, whole genome shotgun sequence encodes these proteins:
- the LOC118899751 gene encoding LOW QUALITY PROTEIN: olfactory receptor 52I2 (The sequence of the model RefSeq protein was modified relative to this genomic sequence to represent the inferred CDS: inserted 1 base in 1 codon; substituted 1 base at 1 genomic stop codon) has translation MLGPPYNHTMEPPATXVLVGIPGLQSSHLWLVISLSIMYTIALLGNTLIVTVIWMDSTLQEPMYCSLYILAAVDIVMASLVVPKMVSIFSLGDSFISVNACFTQMYFVHAATSVETGLLLAMAFDCYVAICKPLHYKSILTPQVVLGMSVIITIRAIIFMTPLSWMVSHLPFCGSNVVLHSYCGHIAVAKLAYADPMPSSLYSLIGSSITVGSDVAFIAASYNLILQAVFGLSSKNAQLKALSTCGSHVGVMALYYPPGMASIYVAWLGKDIVPLHIQVLLADLYLIIPPTLNPIIYGLRTKQIREXTWSLLTHCLFNHSNLGS, from the exons ATGCTGGGGCCACCCTACAACCATACAATGGAACCCCCTGCCA TCGTCCTGGTGGGTATTCCAGGTCTGCAATCTTCACATCTTTGGCTGGTTatctcactgagcatcatgtaTACCATAGCCCTGTTAGGAAACACCCTCATAGTGACTGTAATTTGGATGGATTCCACTCTACAAGAGCCCATGTACTGCTCCCTGTATATTCTGGCTGCTGTGGACATTGTTATGGCCTCCTTGGTAGTGCCCAAGATGGTGAGCATTTTCTCCTTAGGAGACAGCTTCATCAGCGTTAATGCTTGTTTCACTCAGATGTATTTTGTCCATGCAGCCACATCTGTGGAGACAGGGCTGCTACTGGCCATGGCTTTTGACTGCTATGTGGCCATCTGTAAGCCCCTACACTACAAGAGCATTCTCACACCTCAAGTGGTACTGGGAATGAGTGTGATCATCACTATCAGAGCTATCATATTCATGACTCCACTGAGTTGGATGGTGAGTCATCTGCCATTCTGTGGCTCCAATGTGGTTCTCCATTCCTACTGTGGGCACATAGCTGTGGCCAAGTTGGCATATGCCGACCCCATGCCCAGTAGTCTCTACAGCTTGATTGGTTCCTCCATTACTGTGGGTTCTGATGTGGCCTTTATTGCTGCCTCCTATAACTTGATTCTTCAGGCAGTATTTGGTCTCTCCTCAAAGAATGCTCAGTTGAAAGCATTAAGCACATGTGGCTCCCACGTGGGGGTTATGGCTCTGTACTACCCACCTGGGATGGCATCCATCTATGTGGCCTGGCTAGGGAAGGACATAGTGCCTTTGCACATCCAGGTGCTGTTAGCTGACTTGTACCTAATCATCCCACCAACCTTAAACCCCATCATCTATGGCCTGAGAACCAAACAAATAAGGGAGTGAACATGGAGCTTGCTGACGCACTGCCTCTTTAACCACTCCAACCTGGGTTCATGA
- the TRIM68 gene encoding E3 ubiquitin-protein ligase TRIM68 isoform X2 translates to MDPAALVEAVVEEVACPICMTFLKEPVSIDCGHSFCHNCLSGLWEVPGESQNWGYSCPLCRAPVQPRNLRPNWQLANVVEKVRRLGLHPGMGLKGDVCEVHEEQLKMFCKEDGLIVCEACGRSPEHEAHSVVPMEDVAWDYKWKLHEALEHLRKEQEEAWKLEVGERKRTANWKIQVETRKQSIIWEFEKYRRLLKKTQPPGRRLEVEAAAALASLEQEEGETTQKLGVSHNALIQQSRVLWRMIAELEERSQRPVRWMLQGIQEVLNRSKSWSLQRPEPVSLELKTDCRVLGLREILKTYAADVRLDPDTAYSRLIVSEDRKCVRYGDTKQKLPDNPERFYRYNIVLGSQCISSGRHYWEVEVGDRSEWGLGVCKENVDRKEVVYLSPHYGFWVIRLRKGNEYRAGTDEYPLLSLPVPPRRVGVFLDYEAHDISFYNVTDSGSHIFTFPHYPFPGRLLPYFSPCYSIGANNTAPLAICSLDGEE, encoded by the exons ATGGATCCCGCAGCATTGGTGGAAGCCGTTGTAGAAGAAGTGGCCTGTCCCATCTGCATGACCTTCCTGAAAGAGCCCGTGAGCATCGACTGTGGCCACAGCTTCTGCCACAACTGTCTCTCTGGACTCTGGGAGGTCCCAGGAGAATCCCAGAACTGGGGTTACTCGTGTCCCCTCTGCCGGGCTCCCGTCCAGCCAAGGAACCTGCGGCCTAATTGGCAGCTGGCCAATGTTGTAGAAAAAGTCCGACGGCTAGGGCTGCATCCAGGAATGGGGCTGAAGGGCGACGTGTGCGAGGTCCACGAGGAACAGCTAAAGATGTTCTGCAAAGAGGATGGCCTGATCGTGTGTGAGGCCTGTGGCCGGTCCCCCGAGCACGAGGCCCACAGTGTCGTGCCCATGGAGGATGTCGCCTGGGATTATAAG TGGAAACTCCATGAGGCTCTGGAACATCTGAGGAAAGAGCAGGAAGAGGCCTGGAAGCTGGAAGTTGGTGAGAGGAAACGAACTGCCAACTGGAAG ATACAGGTGGAAACCCGAAAGCAGAGCATCATATGGGAGTTTGAGAAATACCGGCGATTACTAAAGAAAACACAGCCACCAGGTCGGCGGCTGGAAGTAGAGGCCGCCGCCGCTCTGGCCAGCCtggagcaggaggaaggggagaccACGCAGAAACTGGGGGTGAGTCACAATGCACTCATCCAGCAGAGCCGGGTCCTGTGGAGGATGATCGCAGAGCTGGAAGAAAGGTCTCAGAGGCCTGTCCGCTGGATGCTGCAG ggTATTCAGGAAGTCTTAAACAG GAGCAAGTCTTGGAGCCTGCAGAGACCAGAACCAGTCTCGCTGGAGCTGAAGACGGACTGCCGTgtgctggggctcagagagatCCTGAAGACGTATGCAG CGGATGTGCGGCTGGATCCAGACACTGCTTATTCTCGCCTCATCGTGTCTGAGGACAGAAAATGCGTGCGCTATGGAGACACCAAGCAGAAGCTGCCCGACAATCCTGAGAGATTTTACCGCTACAATATCGTCCTGGGCAGTCAGTGCATCTCCTCGGGTCGGCACTactgggaggtggaggtgggagacaGGTCTGAATGGGGCCTGGGAGTGTGTAAGGAAAATGTAGACCGGAAGGAGGTGGTCTATTTATCCCCTCACTACGGATTCTGGGTGATAAGGCTGAGGAAGGGCAATGAGTACCGGGCAGGCACCGACGAATACCCACTCCTGTCCTTGCCCGTCCCTCCCCGCCGGGTGGGAGTCTTCCTGGATTACGAGGCCCATGATATCTCCTTCTACAACGTGACTGACAGCGGCTCCCACATTTTCACTTTCCCCCACTATCCCTTCCCTGGGCGCCTCCTGCCCTATTTCAGTCCTTGCTACAGCATCGGAGCCAACAACACCGCTCCCCTGGCCATCTGCTCCCTGGATGGGGAGGAATAA
- the TRIM68 gene encoding E3 ubiquitin-protein ligase TRIM68 isoform X1: MLRTLGRGNQPGVSTFGFRLGVLLPAEKGAFSGSAWFYSCSEEGVTGAMDPAALVEAVVEEVACPICMTFLKEPVSIDCGHSFCHNCLSGLWEVPGESQNWGYSCPLCRAPVQPRNLRPNWQLANVVEKVRRLGLHPGMGLKGDVCEVHEEQLKMFCKEDGLIVCEACGRSPEHEAHSVVPMEDVAWDYKWKLHEALEHLRKEQEEAWKLEVGERKRTANWKIQVETRKQSIIWEFEKYRRLLKKTQPPGRRLEVEAAAALASLEQEEGETTQKLGVSHNALIQQSRVLWRMIAELEERSQRPVRWMLQGIQEVLNRSKSWSLQRPEPVSLELKTDCRVLGLREILKTYAADVRLDPDTAYSRLIVSEDRKCVRYGDTKQKLPDNPERFYRYNIVLGSQCISSGRHYWEVEVGDRSEWGLGVCKENVDRKEVVYLSPHYGFWVIRLRKGNEYRAGTDEYPLLSLPVPPRRVGVFLDYEAHDISFYNVTDSGSHIFTFPHYPFPGRLLPYFSPCYSIGANNTAPLAICSLDGEE; the protein is encoded by the exons ATGCTGCGGACACTCGGCCGTGGGAACCAACCGGGCGTCTCCACTTTCGGTTTCCGCCTCGGGGTGCTACTCCCGGCTGAGAAGGGAG cCTTCAGTGGCTCCGCCTGGTTTTATTCATGTTCTGAGGAGGGTGTGACAGGAGCCATGGATCCCGCAGCATTGGTGGAAGCCGTTGTAGAAGAAGTGGCCTGTCCCATCTGCATGACCTTCCTGAAAGAGCCCGTGAGCATCGACTGTGGCCACAGCTTCTGCCACAACTGTCTCTCTGGACTCTGGGAGGTCCCAGGAGAATCCCAGAACTGGGGTTACTCGTGTCCCCTCTGCCGGGCTCCCGTCCAGCCAAGGAACCTGCGGCCTAATTGGCAGCTGGCCAATGTTGTAGAAAAAGTCCGACGGCTAGGGCTGCATCCAGGAATGGGGCTGAAGGGCGACGTGTGCGAGGTCCACGAGGAACAGCTAAAGATGTTCTGCAAAGAGGATGGCCTGATCGTGTGTGAGGCCTGTGGCCGGTCCCCCGAGCACGAGGCCCACAGTGTCGTGCCCATGGAGGATGTCGCCTGGGATTATAAG TGGAAACTCCATGAGGCTCTGGAACATCTGAGGAAAGAGCAGGAAGAGGCCTGGAAGCTGGAAGTTGGTGAGAGGAAACGAACTGCCAACTGGAAG ATACAGGTGGAAACCCGAAAGCAGAGCATCATATGGGAGTTTGAGAAATACCGGCGATTACTAAAGAAAACACAGCCACCAGGTCGGCGGCTGGAAGTAGAGGCCGCCGCCGCTCTGGCCAGCCtggagcaggaggaaggggagaccACGCAGAAACTGGGGGTGAGTCACAATGCACTCATCCAGCAGAGCCGGGTCCTGTGGAGGATGATCGCAGAGCTGGAAGAAAGGTCTCAGAGGCCTGTCCGCTGGATGCTGCAG ggTATTCAGGAAGTCTTAAACAG GAGCAAGTCTTGGAGCCTGCAGAGACCAGAACCAGTCTCGCTGGAGCTGAAGACGGACTGCCGTgtgctggggctcagagagatCCTGAAGACGTATGCAG CGGATGTGCGGCTGGATCCAGACACTGCTTATTCTCGCCTCATCGTGTCTGAGGACAGAAAATGCGTGCGCTATGGAGACACCAAGCAGAAGCTGCCCGACAATCCTGAGAGATTTTACCGCTACAATATCGTCCTGGGCAGTCAGTGCATCTCCTCGGGTCGGCACTactgggaggtggaggtgggagacaGGTCTGAATGGGGCCTGGGAGTGTGTAAGGAAAATGTAGACCGGAAGGAGGTGGTCTATTTATCCCCTCACTACGGATTCTGGGTGATAAGGCTGAGGAAGGGCAATGAGTACCGGGCAGGCACCGACGAATACCCACTCCTGTCCTTGCCCGTCCCTCCCCGCCGGGTGGGAGTCTTCCTGGATTACGAGGCCCATGATATCTCCTTCTACAACGTGACTGACAGCGGCTCCCACATTTTCACTTTCCCCCACTATCCCTTCCCTGGGCGCCTCCTGCCCTATTTCAGTCCTTGCTACAGCATCGGAGCCAACAACACCGCTCCCCTGGCCATCTGCTCCCTGGATGGGGAGGAATAA